In Bradyrhizobium erythrophlei, a single genomic region encodes these proteins:
- a CDS encoding SMP-30/gluconolactonase/LRE family protein, producing the protein MPDIRVLASGLEFPEGPVAMPDGSVVLVEIRGKRLTRVHPDGRKEVVAQIPGGPNGAALGPDGKIYICNNGGFSWIPTGKTIMPGAQPDDYLGGSIQRVDLQSGKVETVVTKCGEHALRGPNDLVFDRHGGLWFSDLGKRRAREMDVGAFYYLKPGCAEIVEGVHGVLPANGIGLSPDEKTVYIAETPTARLWAYDIPEPGVVKPREVIYRGERGRPIAGLGGYQMFDSLAVEANGNVCVATLISGCISVIAPDGALVEQVPTGDRVTTNIAFGGPELKTAYITLSGEGELVAMDWPRPGLPLNFLNR; encoded by the coding sequence ATGCCTGACATCCGTGTTCTCGCCTCCGGCCTCGAGTTTCCGGAAGGTCCGGTTGCAATGCCGGATGGATCGGTGGTGCTGGTCGAGATCCGCGGGAAACGGTTGACTCGCGTCCATCCCGACGGGCGCAAGGAAGTGGTCGCGCAAATTCCCGGCGGCCCGAATGGCGCGGCGCTCGGCCCCGACGGAAAGATCTATATCTGCAATAACGGCGGCTTTTCCTGGATTCCGACCGGCAAGACGATCATGCCGGGGGCCCAGCCGGACGACTATCTCGGCGGCTCGATCCAGCGCGTCGATTTGCAGAGCGGCAAGGTCGAAACCGTCGTGACCAAATGCGGCGAGCACGCGCTGCGCGGCCCCAACGACCTCGTCTTCGACAGACATGGCGGCCTGTGGTTCTCCGATCTCGGCAAGCGCCGCGCGCGCGAGATGGATGTCGGCGCGTTTTACTATCTCAAGCCCGGATGTGCGGAGATCGTCGAGGGCGTGCATGGCGTGCTGCCCGCCAACGGCATCGGGCTGTCGCCGGACGAGAAGACCGTCTACATCGCCGAGACGCCGACCGCGCGGCTTTGGGCCTACGACATTCCGGAGCCTGGCGTGGTGAAACCGCGCGAGGTGATCTATCGCGGCGAGCGCGGCAGGCCGATCGCGGGCCTTGGCGGCTATCAGATGTTCGATTCGCTCGCGGTCGAGGCGAACGGCAATGTCTGTGTCGCCACGCTGATCTCGGGCTGTATCTCGGTGATTGCGCCGGATGGCGCGCTGGTCGAGCAGGTGCCGACCGGCGACCGCGTCACCACCAATATCGCCTTTGGCGGACCCGAGTTGAAAACGGCTTACATCACGCTGTCCGGCGAGGGCGAACTCGTTGCGATGGATTGGCCGCGGCCCGGTCTGCCGCTGAATTTTTTGAACAGATGA
- a CDS encoding GNAT family N-acetyltransferase, with protein sequence MPWPEPVTLSGPHARLEPLAHAHLAGLTEAVADGDLWKLWYTAIPKPEEMAKEIDRRLGLQAKGSMLPFTVFDADGKIAGMSTYMNIDAANRRVEIGSTWYAKRVQRTALNTQCKLLLLSHAFEKLDCIAVEFRTHFFNHQSRRGIERLGAKQDGILRNHQIGPNGTLRDTVVFSIIASEWPTAKAHLTFQLNEKPRT encoded by the coding sequence ATGCCCTGGCCTGAACCCGTAACGCTGAGCGGTCCGCATGCGCGGCTTGAGCCGTTGGCGCACGCGCATCTGGCCGGATTGACGGAGGCGGTGGCGGACGGCGATCTGTGGAAGCTGTGGTACACGGCGATACCGAAACCTGAAGAAATGGCGAAGGAAATCGATCGCAGGCTCGGCTTGCAGGCGAAAGGCTCGATGCTGCCGTTCACGGTGTTCGATGCCGACGGCAAGATCGCGGGCATGTCGACCTACATGAACATCGACGCCGCGAACCGTCGCGTCGAGATCGGCTCGACGTGGTATGCCAAGCGCGTGCAGCGCACCGCGCTCAACACCCAGTGCAAGCTGTTGCTGCTGTCACATGCGTTCGAAAAACTCGATTGCATCGCGGTGGAATTTCGCACGCATTTCTTCAACCACCAGAGCCGGCGCGGTATCGAGCGGCTGGGCGCCAAGCAGGATGGCATTTTGCGCAACCACCAGATCGGGCCGAACGGCACGCTGCGCGACACGGTGGTGTTCAGCATCATCGCCTCGGAATGGCCGACGGCGAAAGCGCATCTCACGTTTCAACTAAATGAAAAGCCGCGGACATAG
- a CDS encoding GMC family oxidoreductase, whose amino-acid sequence MDTFDYVIIGAGSAGCVLASRLGEDPAAKVCVLEAGPRDWHPYIHLPAGFIKTFHMRSVNWAYQQEPGPWTGGRSIYAPRGKTLGGSSSINGHIYNRGQRQDFDTWAQIGNRGWSYSDVLPYFKRLETRVGPGDDTYRGREGNLTVTTMDWKDPLCEAFMAGAISLGIPRNPDYNGAIQEGVSYAQRTIKNGLRVSAATAFLHPAIKRGNIDVRTHAHVTGIVFEGKRAVGVRYRRGGKNGTLHEVRAAREIILAGGTYNSPQLLQLSGVGSPELLQSHGIEVRHALPGVGEGLQDHYAPRSVARVKNIKTINERRRGLSLVGEALKWAATRRGLLSLSPTMVYCFWHSGETTESSDLQLTFTPASYKEGVQGTLEDLPGMTVTSWQQRPESRGYVRIRSADPFVQPIIQTNYLTADLDRRIVVAGMKLARRLLESDPLRPYYDYEDFPGPDVQTDEEFLQAATKRGTTTFHPGCTCRMGPADASWAVVDDSLRVHGLEGLRVVDASIMPRMISANLNASTQMIADKASDMIRGKAPLEAVRLAG is encoded by the coding sequence ATGGATACGTTCGACTATGTGATCATCGGTGCAGGTTCGGCCGGTTGTGTGCTGGCCAGCCGCCTGGGCGAGGACCCGGCAGCGAAAGTCTGCGTGCTCGAGGCGGGGCCGCGCGATTGGCATCCGTACATTCATCTGCCGGCCGGTTTCATCAAGACGTTCCATATGCGCAGCGTCAACTGGGCCTATCAGCAGGAGCCGGGCCCGTGGACCGGCGGCCGCAGCATCTACGCGCCGCGCGGCAAGACGCTTGGCGGATCGTCCTCGATCAACGGCCACATCTATAATCGCGGCCAGCGCCAGGATTTCGATACCTGGGCGCAGATCGGCAACCGCGGCTGGAGCTATTCGGACGTGCTGCCGTATTTCAAGCGGCTGGAAACGCGCGTGGGTCCCGGCGACGACACCTATCGCGGCCGCGAGGGCAACCTCACCGTCACCACCATGGACTGGAAGGACCCGTTATGCGAGGCCTTCATGGCAGGCGCGATCTCGCTCGGCATTCCGCGCAATCCCGATTACAACGGCGCGATTCAGGAGGGCGTGTCCTACGCCCAACGTACCATCAAGAACGGCCTGCGCGTCAGTGCTGCCACCGCTTTCCTGCATCCGGCGATCAAGCGCGGCAACATCGACGTGCGCACCCATGCCCACGTCACCGGGATCGTCTTTGAAGGCAAGCGCGCGGTCGGCGTGCGTTACCGCCGCGGCGGCAAGAACGGAACGCTGCACGAGGTGCGTGCAGCCAGGGAAATCATTCTGGCCGGCGGCACCTATAATTCGCCGCAGCTCCTGCAACTGTCCGGGGTCGGTTCGCCGGAGCTGTTGCAGTCGCACGGCATCGAGGTTCGTCACGCGCTGCCGGGTGTCGGCGAGGGCTTGCAGGATCATTACGCGCCGCGTTCGGTCGCGCGCGTCAAGAACATCAAGACCATCAACGAACGCCGGCGCGGTCTGAGCCTGGTCGGCGAGGCCTTGAAGTGGGCCGCCACGCGGCGCGGTCTGCTGTCGTTGTCACCGACCATGGTCTACTGCTTCTGGCATTCCGGCGAGACCACCGAAAGCTCCGACCTGCAACTGACGTTCACGCCGGCGAGTTACAAGGAAGGCGTGCAGGGCACGCTCGAAGACTTGCCGGGCATGACGGTGACGTCCTGGCAGCAGCGGCCCGAGAGCCGTGGCTATGTCCGCATTCGCTCGGCCGATCCGTTCGTGCAGCCGATCATCCAGACCAACTATCTCACCGCCGATCTCGATCGCCGCATCGTCGTCGCCGGCATGAAGCTGGCGCGGCGGCTTCTGGAGTCGGATCCGCTCAGGCCCTATTACGACTACGAGGATTTCCCCGGACCGGACGTGCAGACCGACGAGGAGTTCCTTCAGGCTGCCACCAAGCGCGGCACCACCACGTTCCATCCCGGATGTACCTGCCGCATGGGGCCGGCCGATGCATCCTGGGCTGTGGTCGACGATAGCTTGCGCGTTCATGGCCTCGAGGGCCTGCGCGTGGTCGATGCCTCGATCATGCCGCGGATGATCTCGGCCAACCTCAACGCGTCGACGCAGATGATCGCAGACAAGGCGAGCGACATGATCCGCGGCAAGGCTCCGCTGGAGGCGGTGCGTTTGGCGGGATAG
- a CDS encoding TetR/AcrR family transcriptional regulator, with amino-acid sequence MAVKERIRVGGRSARIQSAVHEAVQRLAVATSRDELTVPQIAAAAGVTPSTIYRRWGDLSALFADVAVQRLRPIADPEETGAMTSDLRVFIEQFMEEMSSPVGRELLRDVFSQPGSHTVRCGNYTIEHLTTIAERAKARGETPFDVDEVLDHVVAPIIYHILYSDRKPTLDYCHSLLDRIQSLPRKT; translated from the coding sequence GTGGCCGTCAAAGAGCGGATTCGGGTCGGGGGGCGGAGCGCACGCATCCAAAGCGCCGTGCACGAGGCGGTACAGCGTCTGGCCGTAGCCACCTCCCGCGACGAACTGACGGTGCCGCAAATCGCCGCCGCGGCCGGCGTAACGCCGTCGACGATTTACCGGCGGTGGGGTGACCTGTCGGCCCTGTTCGCCGACGTCGCCGTCCAGCGGCTGAGACCGATCGCCGATCCCGAAGAAACCGGCGCCATGACGTCGGACCTGCGGGTGTTCATCGAACAATTCATGGAAGAGATGTCGTCGCCGGTAGGCCGCGAGTTGCTAAGGGACGTATTTTCTCAGCCAGGATCCCACACGGTCCGGTGCGGGAACTATACGATCGAGCATCTGACGACCATCGCCGAACGAGCCAAAGCGCGTGGCGAAACCCCGTTCGATGTCGACGAAGTACTCGACCACGTGGTGGCGCCGATCATCTATCACATCCTGTATAGCGATCGGAAACCGACACTGGACTACTGCCATTCCCTGCTCGACCGCATCCAGTCACTGCCACGGAAGACGTGA
- a CDS encoding MFS transporter, translating to MQACQTNSSTAAADALVTGQESSARVLTPAAMTVFSFAGAMLIAASSSAVTPLYHLYQASMHLTPFWITIVFSSYVASLLTALLTVGGLSDYVGRRPVILSALLLNALAMILFSEAQGVGQLILARMVQGLSVGVGTTALGAAILDTNRARGPLLNSVTAFLGMTAGSLGAAALITFATDPLHRVYEVLLALTALMIALLYVMPESSTRKIGALASLRPQIRVPPQSRTILARLTPANVAAWALGGLYLSLMPTVVATTMGIASPWVGGLVVAALMLTAAIAVATFRNWPVRRLILMSTSTLGLGVAVSMIGIQQQQVVALLAGTMIAGVGFGSTFSGTLRALLPTAEPHQRAGLLSAFYLQSYLAFSVPAVVAGLSVPHIGLSTTAYLYGAVIILLAFISMMASLWADR from the coding sequence GTGCAAGCCTGTCAGACAAATTCGTCCACCGCGGCCGCCGACGCGCTCGTTACCGGCCAGGAAAGCTCCGCCCGCGTCCTGACGCCCGCTGCCATGACCGTGTTCAGTTTTGCAGGCGCGATGTTGATCGCAGCCAGCAGCAGCGCGGTGACGCCGCTCTATCATCTCTATCAGGCGTCGATGCATCTCACGCCGTTCTGGATCACGATTGTCTTCTCGAGCTATGTCGCAAGCTTGCTTACGGCGCTGCTGACGGTCGGCGGGTTGTCCGACTATGTCGGCCGCCGTCCGGTGATCCTTTCGGCGTTGCTGTTGAACGCCTTGGCGATGATCCTGTTCTCGGAGGCGCAGGGCGTCGGGCAATTGATCCTGGCGCGAATGGTGCAGGGGCTTAGCGTCGGTGTCGGCACGACCGCGTTGGGGGCCGCGATTCTCGATACCAACCGCGCCCGCGGACCTCTTCTCAATAGCGTTACGGCGTTTCTGGGCATGACCGCCGGCTCGCTGGGAGCGGCGGCGCTGATTACGTTTGCAACCGACCCGTTGCATCGGGTGTATGAGGTTCTACTCGCGCTGACGGCACTGATGATCGCACTGCTTTATGTCATGCCCGAAAGCAGCACGCGAAAGATCGGTGCGCTGGCCTCGTTACGTCCGCAGATCCGCGTGCCGCCGCAGTCGCGGACTATTCTTGCCAGGCTCACGCCGGCCAATGTCGCAGCCTGGGCGCTTGGCGGCCTCTATCTGTCGCTGATGCCGACCGTGGTTGCGACGACGATGGGAATCGCTTCGCCCTGGGTCGGAGGTTTGGTGGTCGCGGCGTTGATGCTGACCGCAGCCATCGCGGTCGCGACGTTCCGCAATTGGCCGGTGCGGCGTTTGATCCTGATGAGTACCAGCACGCTGGGGCTGGGCGTGGCCGTATCGATGATCGGAATCCAGCAACAACAGGTGGTTGCGCTACTCGCGGGCACCATGATCGCAGGCGTAGGATTTGGGTCGACTTTTTCGGGAACGCTGCGCGCGTTGCTGCCGACCGCCGAACCCCATCAGCGCGCCGGACTGCTCTCGGCGTTCTATCTGCAATCCTATCTCGCGTTCAGCGTGCCCGCGGTCGTGGCCGGACTATCGGTCCCGCATATCGGGCTTTCGACCACGGCCTATCTCTATGGCGCTGTCATCATCCTGCTCGCCTTCATCTCGATGATGGCGTCGCTGTGGGCGGATCGTTGA
- a CDS encoding outer membrane protein yields the protein MKKIILATVLAGIGSTAAWAADLGASNAPVMAEVYSWTGFYVGGDAGMAGVKNNFTSNFSQRDSDPTLTNNVQDNPFSPTPFIGGGHAGFNWQFAPNLVAGVEGDWQSVRSRQSFCRQTDFTSVACVDGPTNDRGFASASGELDWVATARGRVGWATGPLMIYGTGGAAFAKVANSVGLSCLQGGCADSGGPSRHLSASVSSSTQQTGWVIGAGVEWMFAQNWIVRGEYQHIDLGSMSSAISPAGCSNVSCSFSATQKMGLDILRAGVSYKFGG from the coding sequence ATGAAAAAGATCATTCTGGCGACGGTTCTCGCCGGGATCGGTTCGACCGCTGCCTGGGCGGCCGACCTCGGCGCGTCGAACGCGCCGGTTATGGCCGAGGTCTATAGCTGGACCGGGTTTTACGTCGGCGGCGACGCCGGTATGGCGGGCGTGAAAAACAATTTCACGTCGAATTTCTCACAGCGGGATTCCGATCCGACCCTTACCAATAATGTCCAGGACAACCCGTTCAGTCCCACGCCGTTCATCGGCGGCGGCCATGCCGGATTTAACTGGCAGTTCGCGCCGAACCTGGTGGCTGGTGTCGAGGGCGACTGGCAGTCGGTGCGCTCGCGTCAATCGTTCTGCCGCCAGACGGACTTCACGAGTGTGGCTTGTGTGGACGGCCCAACGAACGATCGCGGCTTTGCATCCGCCAGCGGCGAGCTGGACTGGGTTGCCACCGCGCGGGGGCGCGTCGGCTGGGCGACGGGTCCCTTGATGATCTACGGCACTGGCGGTGCGGCGTTTGCAAAGGTCGCGAACTCGGTGGGGTTGAGCTGTTTGCAAGGGGGTTGCGCTGATAGCGGCGGTCCGAGCCGCCATCTTTCGGCTTCGGTCAGTTCGTCGACGCAGCAGACCGGATGGGTGATCGGCGCCGGCGTCGAATGGATGTTCGCCCAGAACTGGATCGTCCGTGGAGAATATCAACACATCGATTTGGGCAGCATGTCCTCGGCAATCAGTCCCGCTGGTTGCTCTAACGTTAGCTGCAGCTTCTCGGCGACGCAGAAGATGGGCCTCGATATCCTGCGCGCGGGCGTCAGCTACAAGTTCGGCGGCTGA
- a CDS encoding IS1182 family transposase — protein MRYIRGGDRNQASFLPARIDDYVAADAAVRVIDAFVEGLDMFGLGLVRATPAATGRPGYDPRDLLKLYIYGYLNEVRSSRKLERECRRNVELMWLLGRLAPDFKTIADFRRDNAAGIVGACRAFVLFCREQGLFAARLVALDGSKFRAVASAKRIMGERKVAEEAGRIDQQIAAYLANLDSIDAGERADSDAEQTAAALQALRARRTDLDALAARLKAEDRTSLVEGELDARPMGKGAGSKPPSYNVQTAVDAATGLIVHHEVTTEPTDNRLLHPMAKATKDAVAADTLTVVADAGYSNGADAAACENDGITPCVPANRAVNNQGDFFDRTAFIYEPQTDSFRCPAGRTLVRKQILTRKQSVLYIADDCSGCALKPRCTRVERRFVQRHLYEDALQRMNARVEADPHLMRQRRCAAEHPFGTIKRMTAGGRFLTRGLTNVKTEAALSVLVYNIMRVINLIGSQSLKIRLA, from the coding sequence ATGCGCTACATTCGAGGTGGGGACCGTAACCAGGCGAGTTTTTTGCCGGCACGGATCGATGATTACGTTGCCGCTGATGCGGCGGTGCGGGTAATCGATGCCTTTGTTGAAGGTCTCGATATGTTCGGGCTCGGCTTGGTTCGAGCGACACCGGCGGCGACCGGGCGGCCCGGCTATGACCCGCGCGATCTTCTGAAGCTCTATATCTACGGGTACCTCAACGAGGTTCGTTCGAGCCGCAAGCTGGAACGCGAGTGCCGGCGCAATGTCGAACTGATGTGGCTGTTGGGGCGGCTTGCCCCCGACTTCAAAACAATTGCGGACTTTCGGCGGGACAATGCAGCCGGGATCGTAGGGGCATGCCGGGCCTTCGTGCTGTTCTGCCGCGAGCAAGGACTATTTGCGGCCCGTCTGGTGGCCCTCGACGGTTCGAAGTTCCGGGCGGTGGCGAGCGCCAAGCGGATTATGGGCGAACGCAAGGTCGCCGAAGAGGCCGGCCGGATCGATCAACAGATCGCGGCTTATCTTGCCAACCTCGACAGCATCGATGCGGGCGAGCGGGCCGATAGCGATGCGGAACAAACGGCTGCGGCTCTCCAGGCTCTCAGGGCACGCCGCACCGACCTTGATGCTCTGGCGGCGCGACTTAAGGCGGAAGATCGGACTAGTCTTGTAGAAGGTGAGCTCGATGCGCGGCCGATGGGTAAAGGGGCAGGCTCCAAGCCTCCTTCCTACAATGTCCAGACGGCGGTCGATGCTGCGACGGGGCTGATCGTCCACCATGAGGTTACAACCGAACCCACCGACAACCGGCTGCTCCATCCGATGGCCAAGGCGACGAAGGATGCGGTGGCGGCCGATACGCTCACGGTGGTGGCGGACGCTGGCTATTCGAACGGAGCAGACGCGGCAGCCTGCGAGAACGATGGCATCACGCCTTGTGTGCCAGCGAACCGGGCCGTCAACAATCAAGGCGACTTCTTCGACCGCACGGCCTTCATCTATGAGCCGCAAACCGACAGTTTTCGTTGTCCGGCGGGCCGAACACTGGTGCGCAAGCAAATCCTCACCAGAAAGCAGAGCGTCTTGTATATCGCCGACGATTGTTCGGGTTGCGCGCTCAAGCCGAGATGCACCCGCGTCGAGCGCCGCTTCGTTCAAAGACACCTTTACGAGGACGCGCTTCAACGCATGAATGCCCGCGTCGAAGCCGATCCACACCTCATGCGGCAGCGGCGATGCGCGGCTGAACACCCGTTCGGAACCATCAAGCGGATGACGGCTGGCGGCAGGTTCCTCACCCGAGGCCTTACCAACGTCAAGACTGAAGCCGCCCTCAGCGTTCTTGTCTACAACATCATGCGGGTCATCAATCTCATCGGCTCGCAAAGCCTCAAGATTAGGCTCGCCTGA
- a CDS encoding (2Fe-2S)-binding protein, with the protein MIVCSCNVLSDHDVRSAVEGSQHLPRNAKQIYGCLGCSAECGRCARTIKTIIDEALGACAKACCSGCPHSQSHSHSATHEPVDFAIAAG; encoded by the coding sequence ATGATCGTTTGTTCCTGCAACGTGCTTAGCGACCATGATGTCCGCAGTGCCGTCGAAGGCTCGCAACATCTTCCCCGCAACGCCAAGCAAATCTATGGATGCCTCGGATGCAGCGCCGAGTGCGGCCGTTGCGCGCGCACGATCAAGACCATCATCGATGAGGCGCTAGGGGCTTGCGCCAAGGCCTGCTGCAGCGGTTGCCCGCACAGCCAGAGCCACAGCCATTCCGCGACACACGAGCCGGTCGACTTCGCCATCGCGGCGGGCTAA
- the bfr gene encoding bacterioferritin, whose amino-acid sequence MQGDPKVIDYLNKGLRHELTAINQYWLHYRLLGNWGLLEMAKVWRKESIEEMEHADKLVDRIIFLDGFPNMQVLDPLRIGQNVKEVIDCDLAAEISARLLYQEAATHCHSVKDYVSRDLFEKLMKDEEHHIDFLETQIDLIGRIGLELYTQKHVGGLESGEH is encoded by the coding sequence ATGCAGGGCGACCCAAAGGTCATCGACTATCTCAACAAGGGTTTGCGGCACGAACTCACGGCCATCAATCAATACTGGCTGCACTACCGGCTGCTCGGCAATTGGGGTCTGCTCGAGATGGCCAAGGTCTGGCGCAAGGAATCCATCGAGGAGATGGAGCACGCCGACAAGCTCGTCGATCGCATCATCTTCCTCGACGGCTTTCCGAACATGCAGGTGCTCGATCCCTTGCGGATCGGCCAGAACGTCAAGGAAGTCATCGATTGCGATCTCGCCGCCGAGATCAGCGCGCGCCTGCTCTACCAGGAAGCCGCCACGCACTGCCACAGCGTGAAGGACTACGTCTCGCGCGACCTGTTCGAAAAGCTGATGAAGGACGAGGAACACCACATCGACTTCCTCGAAACCCAGATCGACCTGATCGGGCGGATCGGGCTCGAGCTCTACACCCAGAAGCATGTCGGCGGGCTCGAGAGCGGCGAGCACTGA
- a CDS encoding pyridoxamine 5'-phosphate oxidase family protein has protein sequence MTDVTSTDLATIYAKPTARVLAKARPEIDIHARKFIEMSPFCVLATSGSDGSVDASPRGGHPGFIRVDGPHDLLMPDRPGNNRIDSFKNIVEGSGLLQLIFFVPGIDETLRVGGRGAVTTDPALLAAMEEFGKLPRAVLRIEVSEAYFHCGKALMRSKLWSRDTQVEREVFPSISQVIHDQTRLGDPETQTEVEARYKTQL, from the coding sequence TTGACCGACGTCACCTCCACCGACCTCGCCACGATCTACGCCAAGCCGACCGCGCGCGTGCTCGCCAAGGCGCGGCCCGAGATCGACATTCATGCGAGAAAGTTCATCGAGATGTCGCCGTTCTGCGTGCTGGCGACGTCAGGTTCCGACGGCAGCGTCGACGCCTCGCCGCGCGGCGGCCATCCGGGTTTCATCCGCGTCGACGGCCCCCACGATCTCTTGATGCCCGATCGCCCCGGCAACAACCGCATCGACAGTTTCAAGAACATCGTCGAGGGCAGCGGCCTGTTGCAACTGATCTTCTTCGTGCCCGGCATCGACGAGACGCTGCGCGTCGGCGGCCGCGGTGCGGTCACGACGGATCCCGCGCTGCTCGCTGCGATGGAAGAGTTCGGCAAGCTGCCGCGCGCGGTGCTGCGCATCGAAGTGTCGGAAGCTTACTTCCACTGCGGCAAGGCCTTGATGCGCTCGAAGCTGTGGTCGCGCGACACGCAGGTCGAGCGCGAGGTGTTTCCCTCGATCAGCCAGGTGATCCACGACCAGACCAGGCTCGGCGACCCCGAAACGCAGACCGAGGTCGAGGCGCGCTACAAGACGCAGCTGTGA
- a CDS encoding alpha/beta fold hydrolase: protein MRGLLSAIFAVTSFAAMAADYPAPKQGDFIARDFKFHGGETIAELKLHYTTVGEPTGQPVLVLHGSGGSAASMLTPTFAGELFGAGQPLDASRYYIIIPDGIGHGKSSKPSDGAKTAFPSYDYDDMVEAQYRLVKEGLGIKHLRLVIGNSMGGMHAWLWAEKYPDMMDVVVPMASQPTAMAARNWMLRRMMIETIRNDPDYNNGNYTSQPRMMKYAVAAYGFASSGGTLAYQEQAPTTATADKMVDERLAAPLTTDANDFIYQWQASHDYDASAKLSRIEAVLLAINSVDDERNPPETGVIFDALSHVKNGKLYLIPASSETRGHSTTGNAKFYKDQIEQLLRSAPARGM from the coding sequence ATGAGAGGTCTGCTGTCGGCCATCTTTGCCGTCACTTCGTTTGCCGCGATGGCCGCCGACTATCCGGCGCCAAAGCAAGGCGATTTCATCGCGCGTGATTTCAAATTCCACGGCGGCGAGACGATCGCGGAATTGAAGTTGCATTACACCACCGTCGGCGAGCCGACCGGCCAGCCGGTACTGGTGCTCCACGGCTCCGGCGGCTCGGCGGCCAGCATGCTGACGCCAACCTTTGCGGGTGAATTGTTCGGCGCGGGCCAACCGCTCGATGCATCCAGATACTACATCATCATTCCCGACGGCATCGGCCACGGCAAATCGTCAAAGCCCTCCGACGGCGCAAAGACCGCGTTTCCGAGTTACGACTACGACGACATGGTCGAGGCGCAATATCGCCTGGTCAAGGAAGGCCTCGGCATCAAGCATCTGCGGCTCGTGATCGGCAATTCCATGGGAGGCATGCATGCCTGGCTGTGGGCTGAAAAGTATCCGGACATGATGGATGTGGTGGTGCCGATGGCCTCGCAACCGACCGCGATGGCGGCGCGCAACTGGATGCTGCGGCGGATGATGATCGAGACCATCCGCAACGACCCCGACTACAACAACGGCAACTACACGAGCCAGCCGCGCATGATGAAATATGCGGTCGCTGCTTACGGCTTTGCGAGTTCCGGCGGCACGCTCGCCTATCAGGAGCAAGCGCCGACGACAGCCACGGCCGACAAGATGGTTGACGAACGGCTTGCCGCGCCGCTCACAACCGACGCCAACGACTTCATCTATCAATGGCAGGCTTCGCACGACTACGATGCATCCGCGAAATTGTCGCGGATCGAGGCCGTGCTGCTCGCCATCAACTCGGTCGACGACGAACGCAACCCGCCCGAGACCGGCGTCATCTTTGACGCGCTCAGCCACGTCAAGAACGGCAAACTCTATTTGATCCCGGCATCAAGCGAGACGCGCGGCCACAGCACGACCGGCAACGCCAAATTCTACAAGGATCAGATCGAGCAATTGTTGCGTTCGGCACCCGCACGCGGGATGTAA
- a CDS encoding DUF2188 domain-containing protein: MSHVTYKIVEHDGGWAYTVDGVFSESFASHAKALAAARRAASEQRVPGRTEAIEYETADGKWHTETAAGDDRPDTDVEDHP, from the coding sequence ATGAGTCACGTCACCTACAAGATCGTCGAGCACGATGGCGGCTGGGCGTACACTGTCGACGGTGTGTTCTCGGAGAGCTTCGCCAGCCACGCCAAGGCTCTCGCCGCCGCCCGGCGCGCCGCTTCCGAACAGCGCGTGCCCGGACGCACCGAGGCGATCGAGTATGAGACGGCGGACGGCAAATGGCACACCGAGACCGCCGCCGGTGACGACCGTCCGGACACCGACGTCGAAGACCATCCATAA
- a CDS encoding DUF2277 domain-containing protein encodes MCRNIKTLFNFEPPATADEIHASALQFVRKLSGFNKPSQANAEAFDRAVAEVSAAAHRLLDSLHTHAPARDREIEAEKAKERSRARFA; translated from the coding sequence ATGTGCCGAAACATCAAGACGCTGTTTAACTTTGAGCCGCCGGCGACGGCGGACGAAATTCACGCTTCCGCCCTGCAATTCGTCCGCAAGCTCTCCGGCTTCAACAAACCGTCACAGGCAAATGCTGAAGCATTCGACCGTGCGGTAGCCGAGGTCAGCGCGGCCGCGCATCGGCTGCTGGACTCGCTCCACACCCATGCGCCGGCGCGCGATCGCGAGATCGAGGCCGAAAAGGCCAAGGAACGGTCGCGGGCAAGATTCGCCTGA